Genomic window (Paenibacillus sp. 37):
ATTGCTCACGGCGAAGGCAACTATTATTGCGACGAGGAGACGCTCGCGAGTCTGCAAGCGAACAACCAGATCGTATTTACGTATGGTACCAACCCTAACGGTTCCTTGGGTGATATTGCAGGAGTTTGTAACGAGGCTGGAAACGTGGTCGGCATGATGCCGCATCCAGAGCGTGCAGTGGATTCACTGTTTGGTTCGGAAGACGGCAAACGTATGTTTACATCTATTTTGAAAGCATGGAGGGATCGGCATGACGCAGCAGCTATCCGCTAAGGAACCAACAGCAGAACAGGTCGCAGAACATAAACTTTACGCACAAATGGGCGTATCTGACAGCGAGTATGAGCTGATCTGTGAGTTCATGGGCCGCAAGCCAAACTACACGGAAATTGGTGTGTTCAGTGTAATGTGGTCTGAGCATTGTGCTTATAAAAACTCCAAGCCATTGCTGCGCCGTTTCCCAACCACTGGACCACGTGTCCTGATGGGACCTGGTGAAGGTGCCGGTATCGTGGATATCGGTGATAACCAGGCCGTTGTATTCAAAATTGAAAGCCATAACCATCCTTCCGCGGTTGAGCCTTATCAAGGTGCGGCAACAGGTGTGGGCGGCATTATCCGTGATATTTTCTCCATGGGTGCAAGACCGGTAGCAATACTGAACTCCCTGCGTTTCGGTAAGCTGGAGAGTGATCGCGTTAAATATTTGTTCGAACATGTGGTAGCGGGTATTGCTGGATACGGTAACTGTATCGGTATTCCTACCGTTGGTGGCGAAGTGATGTTTGATGAGAGCTATGAAGGCAATCCGCTGGTTAACGCCATGTGTGTGGGTCTGATTGATCATGACAAGATCCAGCGCGGTGTAGCTAAAGGTGTAGGTAACCCAGTCTATTATGTTGGGCCACCGACAGGCCGCGATGGTATTCATGGAGCAACCTTTGCATCGGTTGAACTGACGGAAGAATCCGAGTCCCAACGGACAGCGGTTCAGGTCGGTGACCCGTTTATGGAGAAACTGGTGATGGAATCTTGTCTGGAATTGATCGACACGGGCATCGTGCTCGGAATTCAGGATATGGGTGCTGCGGGTCTGACATGTTCGAGTGCAGAGATGGCAAGTAAAGCGGGTAACGGTCTGGAACTGTATCTGGATCAGGTACCACAGCGTGAAGAAGGCATGACCCCTTACGAGATGATGTTGTCTGAGTCCCAAGAACGGATGTTGTTCGTTGTTGAGCCGAAGGATGAGGCGCAGGCGATGGAAATCTTTGAACGTTGGGGCGTAATCTGTGCCAAAGTTGGTAAAGTAACGGATGACGGCCGTCTGAAATTGATCCACCACGGCGAAGTGGTCGGAGATATGCCGGTAACGGCTTTGGTTGACGAATGTCCAGTCTATGACAAACCTTCTTCTGTACCTGCCTACTACGAGCAAAGTGCTTCCATCGACACGCTTCGTTACGACGAAGTGTCGGATCTCGGCGGAGCGCTGAAACAAGTGCTGGCTTCACCAACAGTAGCAAGTAAAAAATGGATTTATGATCAATACGACTACATGGTGCGTACAAGCACTGCTGTTCGTCCAGGTTCGGATGCGGCTGTAGTTACGATTCGTGGCACACGCAAAGGTCTCGCAATGACAACGGACTGTAACGGACGTTATGTGTATCTTGATCCTGAAGTTGGCGGACGGATTGCCGTGAGTGAAGCTGCGCGTAACATTGTATGTTCTGGTGCAGAGCCACTGGCAATTACGGACAACCTGAACTTTGGTAACCCGGAGAAGCCGGATATTTTCTGGCAAATGGAGAAAGCGGTAGACGGTATGGCAGAAGCTTGCCGTGTGCTGGATACACCGGTAATCGGTGGTAACGTAAGTCTGTATAACGAAAACGCCAAAGGCTCCATCTATCCAACGCCAGTTGTCGGTATGGTAGGTCTCGTTCATGATACGGATCATATCACGACACAAGCATTCAAATCCGAAGGTGATGTGATCATCCTCCTCGGTGAGACAAAAGCTGAACTAGGCGGTAGCGAGCTGCAATACGCGGTTCATGGTCAAACGGAAGGTCGTCCACCAGAACTGAATTTGCAAACGGAAAAAGCGTTGCTGGGAACCGTGCTGGAAGCTATTCAATCCGGTCTCGTTCGCTCTGCACATGACTTGTCTGAAGGTGGCTTGGCTGTAGCACTCGCAGAGTCTTGTATCAGCGGTAACGTAGGAGCACAGGTGAATGTGGAGACTGCACTGCGTGCAGATCACGCCCTGTTCAGTGAGAGTCAATCCCGTATCTTGTTGTCGGCTACGCCAGAGCAAGCGGGTAAACTTGAAGCATTTGTACGTGAGCGTGGTGTACCTGTAGCTGTGATTGGACGTGTAGAAGGAAGTAACCTGACGATTGAATTGAACGGAACATCAGCCGTGAGCGAACCTGTAGGAGGTTTGGCTCAGGTCTGGGAGGATGCGATTCCATGTCTCATGAACTGATGACAGGACCGTTGTGGACAGGCGATTATTATAATGAAGGGTCCGGCAAGGAAGGACTCGACAAACTGAAGGAAGAATGCGGCGTGTTCGGGGTGTACAGACACCCTGATGCGGCTTCGCTCTCCTATTATGGACTGCATGCGCTCCAACATCGGGGCGAAGAAAGTGCAGGCATGTGTGTGAGTGATGGCAGCCAGTTTAACTATCATCGTGGCATGGGTCTGGTGAAAGAAGTGTTCACCAAAGATCTGATGCAGACGTTAACCGGGGATATTTCCATTGGACATGTCCGTTATTCAACAAGTGGTGACAGTAAACTGACGAACGCACAGCCACTGGTATTCAAATACCGTGATGGCGATTTGGCAGTAGCAACCAACGGAAACATTGTGAATGCACCAACGATCCGGCGTGAGCTGGAGCAGAGCGGTTCCATTTTCCAAACAACAAGTGATACCGAGGTTATTGCGCATCTGATTGCACGTTCCTCCAAAGGGCTTGTGGAAGCGGCAAAAGAGGCATTCCAGCGCATTGTTGGCGGTTATGCGTTTCTGATCATGACCAATGACAAGCTGCTCGTAGCTTCCGATCCACACGGACTTCGTCCGCTCACGATGGGTAAGCTCGGAGATGCGTATCTGTTTGCATCCGAGACGTGTGCGCTGGAAACAATTGGTGCAGAGTTAATTCGTGATATTGAACCCGGTGAACTGCTTGTGTTGGATGCAGATGGACTGCATGAAGATCGCTTCGATCATCACAAACACCGCAAGGCATTATGTGCGATGGAATATATATATTTTGCTCGTCCGGATAGTGATATGAATGGTGCGAACCAACATGCTGCCCGTAAACGGATGGGAAGCCGCATGGCGATTGAGTCGTTTGTGGATGCGGACTTGGTTACGGGGGTACCAGATTCCAGCATCTCGGCGGCGATTGGATATGCTGAACAGACAGGTATTCCGTATGAGATGGGTATGATCAAGAACAAATACACCGGACGTACATTTATCCAGCC
Coding sequences:
- the purL gene encoding phosphoribosylformylglycinamidine synthase subunit PurL, coding for MTQQLSAKEPTAEQVAEHKLYAQMGVSDSEYELICEFMGRKPNYTEIGVFSVMWSEHCAYKNSKPLLRRFPTTGPRVLMGPGEGAGIVDIGDNQAVVFKIESHNHPSAVEPYQGAATGVGGIIRDIFSMGARPVAILNSLRFGKLESDRVKYLFEHVVAGIAGYGNCIGIPTVGGEVMFDESYEGNPLVNAMCVGLIDHDKIQRGVAKGVGNPVYYVGPPTGRDGIHGATFASVELTEESESQRTAVQVGDPFMEKLVMESCLELIDTGIVLGIQDMGAAGLTCSSAEMASKAGNGLELYLDQVPQREEGMTPYEMMLSESQERMLFVVEPKDEAQAMEIFERWGVICAKVGKVTDDGRLKLIHHGEVVGDMPVTALVDECPVYDKPSSVPAYYEQSASIDTLRYDEVSDLGGALKQVLASPTVASKKWIYDQYDYMVRTSTAVRPGSDAAVVTIRGTRKGLAMTTDCNGRYVYLDPEVGGRIAVSEAARNIVCSGAEPLAITDNLNFGNPEKPDIFWQMEKAVDGMAEACRVLDTPVIGGNVSLYNENAKGSIYPTPVVGMVGLVHDTDHITTQAFKSEGDVIILLGETKAELGGSELQYAVHGQTEGRPPELNLQTEKALLGTVLEAIQSGLVRSAHDLSEGGLAVALAESCISGNVGAQVNVETALRADHALFSESQSRILLSATPEQAGKLEAFVRERGVPVAVIGRVEGSNLTIELNGTSAVSEPVGGLAQVWEDAIPCLMN
- the purF gene encoding amidophosphoribosyltransferase: MSHELMTGPLWTGDYYNEGSGKEGLDKLKEECGVFGVYRHPDAASLSYYGLHALQHRGEESAGMCVSDGSQFNYHRGMGLVKEVFTKDLMQTLTGDISIGHVRYSTSGDSKLTNAQPLVFKYRDGDLAVATNGNIVNAPTIRRELEQSGSIFQTTSDTEVIAHLIARSSKGLVEAAKEAFQRIVGGYAFLIMTNDKLLVASDPHGLRPLTMGKLGDAYLFASETCALETIGAELIRDIEPGELLVLDADGLHEDRFDHHKHRKALCAMEYIYFARPDSDMNGANQHAARKRMGSRMAIESFVDADLVTGVPDSSISAAIGYAEQTGIPYEMGMIKNKYTGRTFIQPSQELREQGVKMKLSAVRRVVEGKRVVMIDDSIVRGTTSRRIVNMLRDAGATEVHVRITSPPFKNPCFYGIDTPDSRELIASQLSVEEICREINADSLEFLSPDGLIASIQGDNQDDPKGGLCLACFDNDYPTRLDFGGEEKFGCSC